TTTATCCCGAAAAGCGTACTTGAGACAAGGGTTGCAAAGACCGAGGAGATAACTATGGGAATAAAGGTTCTGGTTTCGAGTTCTCCGTAAATTACCTCCACTACAAAAACCACGCCTGCAAGCGGGGCACTGAATGCAGCTGCAATTCCACCGGCAGCTCCGCAGCCGAGAAGGGTCTGGAGCTGTCTTTCCGGGCTCTTCATGATTCTCCCCACAAGAGCGCCTGTTCCGGCTCCGGCAAGAACCCCGGGAGCTTCCTTGCCAAGGGCACCTCCAGAGCTGATAGTGATTATTGAAGTAAAGACCTCCAGGAAAGAGTCCCTGAGTTTAATCCTTGCTCCTCGGAGAGTTACAGTTTCTATAAGCCCTTCGACGCCATATTTTGTTTTTATCAGATAATGGGAAATTAACCCCACCAGCAGCCCTCCGAGAGCAGGCATGAGTATTACATAATAGTATGGGAACTCGTGTAAAGAGAATCCCTGCTGCATTCCAAAAAGAGTATTACTGTACTGGAGAGTGCGGTCATAAACTCCTATTACGAGGCCTGTCAGGAGTCCGATTAAAATAGCAATTGAGTTGACCCTGGTAGCTTCAGTATCAAACCTGGTGATATACTCAGTTATCTTGGGGTATTCTCTTATGCTAAGGAATCTATATCTGGACTCTGGTTTAACTTCCAAATGTTCGCGCCTCTAGGAAATTTTTTGTACTTCAAATTCTTTTTTGCAAAAAATAAATCTTCAGGAATCTGAACTTATTCTGCTTGATATCTTTTTTGTTCCTGAAGATTTCGAGCATTTATTTAAACATATCTTTCTAAAATATATATATCTGTTCGTCTGGCCAGTTTCCTTCTCAAAAAACATATTTTTTCTTTTATTTTACATTAACTTATTTAATTTAGTTAATTTGTTGTTTATCTTTTACCTATTTCTCTGAATTAATTTCAGGACGTCGCATAACTTTTTTGCAGTTTCGGAAACTGTTTGCATACCTATGGGGTCTTCTTCCGCCGGATTCCAGATAATTCCGCCGAAGTGTGAATTATCGCCAACGACAATCATGCCGTGAATGTGCATCCAGTCATGAATGGACTGAATGGTTTTCTCCTGTCCTCCGTTTCTTGAACCTCCAACTGAAAGAGCTGCTCCCACTTTATTTTTGAGTGCAAAGTCTTTTCGGCGGAGCAGGACACTCCTGTCAAAAAGAGCTTTGAGCTGTGCAGGGTAATTTCCCATATATACGGGAGCTGCAACAATTATGCCGTCTGCTGTTCTCATTTTCTCATAAATTTCTTCCATACTGTCATCAATCACGCAGCAATCTTCTTCTCTGCACGCCCCGCAAGCTTTGCAGGGAGCGACCTCTGATGTAGAGATAAATACTGTGTCTGTTTCAAATCCGTTCTCTTTTGCAATTTCGAGAGCGACTGCAATCATTTTCTCACAGTTCTGGCCCTTTCGCGGGCTTCCTGAAATTCCCAATATTTTCATTCGTTTCATTCCGGAATTCTTTTATATCTATTTATCATTTATATTCATAATAATTCTTTCAAGTTCTGGTGAATATCAGCAGAAACCGCTTTCAAGCTTCATATATTTTAAGATAAAATATTTAATAAAAATGTATATATTAACTCTAGAAATATATATCTTTTATTTTTTATATATTCTTCTATGTTTTTTACGTAAATTTATATATCAAGACCCAGCTAATTTAATTACTCTAATTATATAGGAGGTTGGTTGATTGGTAACATTCTTGGATAAAATCAGTGAAAGAGCAAAGATACTTAACAAAACAATTGCTTTACCTGAAACTGAAGATATAAGAAC
The genomic region above belongs to Methanosarcina horonobensis HB-1 = JCM 15518 and contains:
- a CDS encoding flavodoxin family protein codes for the protein MKILGISGSPRKGQNCEKMIAVALEIAKENGFETDTVFISTSEVAPCKACGACREEDCCVIDDSMEEIYEKMRTADGIIVAAPVYMGNYPAQLKALFDRSVLLRRKDFALKNKVGAALSVGGSRNGGQEKTIQSIHDWMHIHGMIVVGDNSHFGGIIWNPAEEDPIGMQTVSETAKKLCDVLKLIQRNR